A portion of the Oncorhynchus clarkii lewisi isolate Uvic-CL-2024 chromosome 27, UVic_Ocla_1.0, whole genome shotgun sequence genome contains these proteins:
- the LOC139385466 gene encoding putative lipid scramblase CLPTM1, which translates to MTCFFAKNITLTYQSELTRGLRFHCQCATETVKMASQETEASPQTNGEVSSNGAVAAVDGQAVQTATGDPAPQQPAPPPNAWSVIKGVLFRIFVIWAISSWFRRSSTPDPSTPAGAPHLPSRNLFPKESLMDLYVYISQDEVFSDFNDTQSLFWFHRDLVYGDWNTGDEGDGCYEHSLDLDIQEKVQMNGSLYIHVYFTKTGFHPDPKRKSQYRRLATVHATRMLNKFKRRKFVKTKNLLTGETETDPEMIKRAESHGPVEIISHWHPNLTINMVDDHTAWVKGSVPPPLDQHVKFDAVSGDYYPIVYFNDYWNLQKDYYPINESLQSLPLRLSYCPLSLWRWQLYAAQNARSPWNFLPEDTYEQSDEDQDSVKVALLETNPYLLGVTIVVSIVHSIFEFLAFKNDIQFWNSRQSMEGLSVRSIIFGVFQSLVVLLYILDNETNFVVQVSVFIGLLIDFWKITKVMDVKLDRENKLFGILPRLSIKDKSTYVQSSTKVFDDMAFKYLSWLLYPLFGCYAVYSVLYQEHKGWYSFVLGMLYGFLLTFGFITMTPQLFINYKMKSVAHLPWRMLTYKALNTFIDDLFAFVIKMPMMYRIGCLRDDVVFFVYLYQRWIYRVDPNRMNEFGTSGAEPTGVDPNKDSTAQGEVAATGEVAATGEVAATGEVAAITEKAKDEKKND; encoded by the exons gtgagcaGCAATGGAGCTGTTGCAGCCGTGGATGGCCAGGctgtacagactgctactggggACCCTGCACCGCAACAGCCGGCTCCACCACCCAATGCATGGTCGGTCATAAAAGGAGTCCTCTTCAG GATCTTCGTCATCTGGGCCATCAGCAGCTGGTTCCGCAGGTCCTCTACACCAGACCCTAGTACCCCAGCAGGGGCACCGCATTTACCCAGCCGAAACCTTTTCCCCAAGGAAAGCCTCATG GACCTGTATGTGTACATCTCCCAGGATGAGGTCTTCTCTGACTTCAACGACACACAGTCCCTGTTCTGGTTCCATAGAGACCTGGTCTACGGAGACTGGAACACTGGAGACGAGGGGGACGGCTGCTATGAGCACTCACTGGACCTGGACATCCAAGAG AAGGTGCAAATGAATGGTTCCCTCTACATCCACGTGTATTTCACAAAGACCGGATTCCACCCAGACCCCAAACGCAAGAGCCAGTATCGTCGGCTAGCAACAGTCCATGCCACGCGGA TGCTGAACAAGTTCAAACGCAGGAAGTTCGTGAAGACTAAGAACCTGCTGACGGGGGAGACCGAGACCGACCCGGAGATGATCAAG CGAGCGGAGAGCCACGGCCCAGTGGAGATCATCTCCCACTGGCACCCCAACCTCACCATCAACATGGTGGACGACCATACAGCCTGGGTCAAGGGCTCGGTCCCCCCTCCACTGGACCAAC ATGTGAAGTTTGACGCGGTGAGCGGCGACTACTATCCTATCGTCTACTTCAATGACTACTGGAACCTGCAGAAAGACTACTACCCCATCAATGAGAGCCTGCAGTCGCTGCCTCTGCGCCTGTCCTACTGCCCGCTGTCCCTGTGGCGCTGGCAGCTCTACGCTGCCCAGAACGCCCGCTCACCATGGAACTTCCTGCCAGAGGACACCTACGAGCAGTCTGACGAGGACCAGGACTCTGTcaag GTGGCCCTGCTGGAAACCAATCCGTACCTCCTGGGCGTGACCATCGTGGTCTCCATCGTACACAGCATCTTCGAGTTCCTGGCATTTAAGAATG acatcCAGTTCTGGAACAGCAGGCAGTCTATGGAGGGTCTCTCTGTGCGCTCCATCATCTTTGGGGTGTTCCAGTCCCTGGTGGTGCTGCTCTACATCCTGGACAATGAGACCAACTTCGTGGTACAG GTCAGCGTGTTCATCGGCCTGCTCATCGACTTCTGGAAGATCACCAAGGTCATGGACGTCAAG TTGGACAGAGAAAACAAATTGTTCGGGATCCTCCCACGCTTATCAATAAAAGACAAGTCAACGTACGTGCAGTCCTCCACCAAAGTCTTCGACGAC ATGGCCTTCAAGTACCTGTCATGGCTGCTCTACCCTCTGTTCGGGTGCTATGCCGTCTACAGTGTGTTGTACCAAGAGCACAAAGGCTGGTACTCATTCGTACTGGGCATGCTCTATGGCTTCTTGTTAACCTTTG GTTTCATCACGATGACGCCACAGCTGTTCATCAACTATAAGATGAAGTCCGTGGCCCACCTCCCATGGAGGATGCTCACCTACAAGGCACTGAACACCTTCATCGACGACCTGTTCGCCTTTGTCATCAAGATGCCCATGATGTACAGGATAGGATGTCTCCGAGACG ACGTAGTATTCTTTGTCTACCTGTATCAGCGCTGGATCTACAGGGTGGATCCAAACCGGATGAACGAATTTGGCACCAGCGGAGCGGAACCCACTGGAGTGGACCCTAACAAGGACAGCACAGCGCAGGGGGAGGTCGCAGCCACTGGGGAGGTCGCAGCCACTGGGGAGGTCGCAGCCACTGGGGAGGTCGCAGCCATAACAGAAAAGGCAAAGGATGAGAAGAAGAACGATTAA